A region from the Pectinophora gossypiella chromosome 29, ilPecGoss1.1, whole genome shotgun sequence genome encodes:
- the LOC126379523 gene encoding uncharacterized protein LOC126379523 — translation MSRFTTRELAIIAIALEDEERSARNNSRRFWVHKMLKARRAEGEFWQIQRHLLDDEEKFYIYFHMNRYLFDYILSFIEKDITKKNTKFRQAITPIEKIAVTLRYMITGSSARTLSSSFRLGESTIRSIIQEVCNAIINKLMGIFIPTPIEERWKSIAEGFQDRWNFPNCIGAIDGKHVNIIAPANSGSLYFNYKKHFSVVLMAVVDDKYRFIIVDIGAFGRNSDGGIFASSKLARRLESNSLHIPNDKPLPGSNRDIPHVFIGDEAFPLMKNLMRPYPRCRGLSEAQTTFNERLSRARKVVEDAFGILYQKFGIYNKSINMNPIHVDTLILATCILHNIMRSYEIEYLNQHEMQQPIHRNENGFLQPILLENGMNSAENAFNIRDLFSSYFQSPEGQVPWLHQNI, via the exons ATGTCCCGATTTACAACCCGCGAGCTAGCAATTATTGCTATTGCACTTGAGGATGAAGAGAGAAGCGCAAGAAATAACAGTCGAAGATTTTGGGTACATAAAATGCTGAAAGCAAGGCGTGCAGAAGGAGAATTTTGGCAGATCCAGAGACACCTATTAGATGACGAAGAAAAGTTCTACATTTACTTTCATATGAATCGGTATTTATTTGACTACATATTATCATTTATTGAAAAAGACATAACAAAGAAGAATACGAAATTCAGACAAGCCATAACACCAATAGAAAAAATTGCCGTCACGTTAAG ATACATGATCACGGGAAGTTCGGCAAGGACGTTGAGTTCAAGCTTTAGATTAGGCGAATCAACAATCCGATCAATTATACAAGAAGTATGTAACGCAATCATAAACAAATTAATGGGAATTTTCATTCCAACACCAATTGAAGAGCGGTGGAAAAGTATAGCTGAAGGATTTCAAGACAGATGGAATTTTCCAAATTGCATCGGCGCTATAGATGGGAAGCATGTCAACATCATAGCACCTGCTAATAGTGGTTCgctgtattttaattataaaaaacactTTTCTGTTGTACTAATGGCTGTGGTTGATGATAAATATAGATTTATAATAGTTGATATAGGTGCTTTTGGTAGAAATAGTGACGGTGGAATATTTGCATCTTCGAAATTAGCGAGACGTCTTGAAAGTAATTCATTACATATTCCAAACGATAAACCACTACCTGGAAGTAACAGAGATATACCACATGTTTTCATAGGAGATGAGGCGTTTCCTCTAATGAAAAATTTAATGAGGCCATACCCTCGTTGTCGTGGCTTATCTGAAGCACAAACTACATTCAATGAACGTTTATCACGAGCACGCAAAGTTGTGGAAGATGCGTTTGGAATATTGTACCAGAAATTTGGCATTTATAACAAAAGTATTAATATGAACCCGATACACGTTGACACATTGATACTAGCGACatgtattttacataatattatgcgaAGTTATGAAATAGAGTATCTAAATCAACATGAGATGCAGCAACCAATACACCGCAACGAGAATGGTTTCCTGCAACCTATCCTACTAGAAAACGGAATGAACAGTGCAGAAAATGCTTTTAATATTCGAGACTTgttttcatcttactttcaatcTCCTGAAGGGCAAGTTCCATGGCTGcatcaaaatatttaa
- the LOC126379546 gene encoding transcription factor Adf-1-like, producing MNKEKLIEEVRRYPYLYDASDAKYADSVKRDQTWKSIARTLSSTESECKKTWANLRESYRRAVVKKRTKSGQAATTSKKWQFEEEMSFLLPHMKQRKTISSLTEDDSEVDENVDVNELLSNHDDSSMSLNEELNITNRPESSATNTSANSPLFPNIPKRKRLKGTQECTSASAQLLQYLLKEKEAKKDDEIDQFFSSIATTVKKLNRYSQSVLKSRIFNMVSEFELQEIQEQTNFYAGASRYNTDIESPSIYNTHNIGPSGYNTDNTGPSGYNTHNIRSSNYNLHNAGPSGYNTRTAGSSDYNIHNAGPSDSNTPMNAELSGNNPPVLEESILNSELPNAKQNNDS from the exons ATGAACAAAGAAAAACTTATAGAAGAAGTGCGAAGATACCCCTATCTGTATGATGCCAGTGACGCAAAATACGCAGATTCTGTCAAAAGGGATCAAACATGGAAATCCATTGCTAGAACGTTGTCTTCAACAG aatcGGAGTGCAAGAAAACCTGGGCAAACTTAAGAGAAAGCTATAGAAGGGCAGTTGTTAAGAAACGCACAAAAAGTGGTCAGGCTGCTACCACATCAAAAAAATGGCAATTTGAAGAAGAGATGTCTTTTTTGTTGCCGCATAtgaaacaaagaaaaacaatttcatCATTAACGGAAGATGACAGTGAAGTTGACGAAAATGTTGATGTTAACGAATTGTTGTCAAATCACGATGATTCTTCTATGTCACTGAATGAAGAACTTAATATCACCAACCGACCAGAATCTTCTGCAACAAATACGTCAGCAAACTCTCCTTTGTTTCCGAATATACCTAAAAGAAAGCGATTGAAAGGGACCCAAGAATGTACCTCAGCATCAGCTCAACTTTTACAATATTTACTTAAAGAAAAAGAGGCAAAAAAGGATGACGAGATTGACCAGTTTTTTTCGAGCATTGCAACAacagtaaaaaaattaaatcgttACAGCCAATCTGTTCTGAAGTCTAGAATATTCAACATGGTgtctgaatttgaattacaaGAAATCCAGGAACAAACAAATTTCTATGCTGGTGCTTCACGATACAATACTGATATTGAAAGTCCTTCGATTTATAACACCCACAATATAGGACCTTCGGGTTATAACACCGACAATACAGGACCTTCGGGTTATAACACCCACAATATAAGATCTTCGAATTATAACCTCCATAATGCAGGCCCTTCGGGCTATAATACCCGCACTGCAGGATCTTCAGATTATAATATCCATAATGCAGGCCCTTCCGACTCTAATACCCCCATGAATGCAGAGCTTTCAGGCAATAATCCTCCAGTTTTAGAAGAATCGATATTGAACAGTGAATTGCCTAATGCTAAACAGAATAATGATTCCTAA